The following are encoded together in the Vigna angularis cultivar LongXiaoDou No.4 chromosome 9, ASM1680809v1, whole genome shotgun sequence genome:
- the LOC128193991 gene encoding uncharacterized protein LOC128193991 — protein sequence MVIIPKQCKIIWFCSLHRKMKNDLRTMLQGVIGKSRGQLVQILYPKCNQQVDSWECGFYVMCWIKTIIRAVITDDWNERFKTTSPIAEDTINQIRQEWTAYLLQRWS from the exons atggttatcattcccaaacaatgtaaaattatatggttttgttcgttgcacaggaagatgaaaaatgacttgagaaccatgcttcaagg agttattggtaaatctcgtggtcaattggttcaaattttgtatccaaag tgtaaccagcaggtagattcatgggaatgtggcttctatgtgatgtgttggattaagaccatcattcgagctgtcattacagatgactggaatgag cgcttcaagactACATCGCCTATtgcagaggacacaattaaccagataaggcaggagtggaccgcttatcttttacaaagatggagttag